The genomic segment TTGATAAAGGAGAGGAAATTTCTAAAAAACATTCATCACCAAGAGATATGGCCACCATACATCACCTATTTGCAAACAACAAGGACTAATATTTATCCCTGTGAGGGACAGAAtgaccctcacacacacacacacacacacacacacacacacacacacacacacacacacgtgcatacACACCATATCGTCATGACCTAATTAAGCCTAAAGAATAGACCTTaattggaaaaagaaaactgtactctacaaaacaacaaaaacatcttATCCCTTTATTGCAAACATGAGCCTTTATGCTGTTGTTGTGTggttatttgctttttttttttttcaaacgcAGATATACAATGCCCCACGTACGAGCTTTTAGCTGTGCAGCAGTCGTAGTAATGGGGTGTTTGGCAGAAGAGGGCCAGATAAGGAAAGTGAAGAAGAATCTGGTGGGCCTACATGGTTAGTTGGATGTACTTAGTATAGCCTATATGTCAGGAAAAGACAATACAGAGTACCTCTGCACATGCATCATGCATATAAGCTAAAAACAGTACACCCTTGtgctgtaacacacacacatacacgcatacTTTCTCCCTGTAATGTATTAGATGCTGAATCCTTCTGATACATTGCTGCAGGCGGAATCTTTCATCTTTCCCTCTTTCCTCATTCAGTCGACTTCGTGTGCGGAGACTTTTAAATTGTCAAGGctgaaatttaattattgaaTCCCTCGTGATCGATCATTAGTTAAAACACTCGATCTACAAACCCTGCAAGCCCCCCCCAAACACCCACTCTTCATCACTACCCCTCCAAACCACCCATTAAGATCAAGACAGCACTTTACAGATAGGGGGAGGGGAGGAACACTTTTCAttcacaaaaaacaataaacacattttcaatTCCCCACAAGCAGTTTCCATTtaattcaaaaaaacaaacaaacaaataaataaatgtgtaaataaacATTGCTGCTGTGTGGGATGAGTGTTGGGTGTAAGTGTgggcgtgtgtatgtgtgtgtgtgttagcgaTGTATTGGGGGCGTCTTTGTTGCGACTCATAGTCCAGATGGATGACTTGTACAGGGGAGTGTATTTATTTTGCGGTGAGGGGACATCAGGAGATTTGTTATTCCCTGGCGTTGCCGAGTTTTTCACATTGCTCCACATCCCGGGGACCATATTTCATCCCCACACCCACAATCCCCAAACAGATTTATTTACAGGCTCTCTTCCTGTACAtatacaccccccccccaacacaggCATACTTactgctacacacacacacacacacacacaacacatacTCTTGCATATATGCTACAAACACCAAACCTACTCAGGCACTGGAAACCACAAACACACCTTATCTGATATCAAATGTATGAGCACACACGatacactttttctttttttttcttttgttttgtttttttgttgttgtttacagCAGTATTCTTACTGTGAGCTTTGAATCAGGCTGTTTAACAATATTGCCATTTTACCATTCAGCATAGGTCCACAGTCTCTTCATGATGGGGGTGTAATTGCTCCCATATATTCAACAAAGTGAGGGATCTTTCTCCACCTGAGGAAGAGACAGAATAAGCAACCAGATAAGATGCATCTTGGGAAGATTAGTTATAAATACAaaagaattattattataaatatgcCTAATAAACTAGGCCAGAAACTAGCTTAATAAATGCATCGACTTCATAAGAGGTTCTCTAAAGTAAAGTTTAGCATTGTAGCAACCTGCTTGTGCCTCTGATTCTAATGTGGCAGCGTAGTGCTCATTATTAATTATGCCTATTAAAGTGAATCTCCACCAGCACAGCCAGACTTAAGTACCAGAGTAAAGGTTCACTGGCTTTGTAGGGAATCCCAATGCTCAAAATCAGTGGGAATTCTGCACCTTTACAACTCTAGAGGCCGGTATCTGCTGCTACTGATTTACATCTGGAGTCTCAAAATGCAGGTAAAAACTCATACTGTAAATTagcagcaactttttttttccatccttGCCTTTGGTCGTCTAAAAACAAGTAGCCATCGGGGCTGGGGGCTGACAGCTtcccttaaaaagaaaaagagaaaatgagacAGAGAAAAAGGGAGAAAGCAATGACAATGAAAGATTAAGAGAAATGAAGAGGTAAGGAACAAAGAGCACAAGCAGAGAATATAAGGCTCAAACGAAAACCATTCCTCACCCCCCCGCAAAAGGGAACATAATGCTTCAGTCTCTTAATAAAGGGGGTTTGTAGGGGTGGAGGGGGGCGGATATGGTGAAATGCCAGGCACTCTGCGTACAAATGAATAACCTGGGGATATGTGAAAGCCAGagtgtgtctatgtgtgcaagtgtgtgtgtgtgtgtgtcagtgcagGAAGGTGGAGGATGTTAGGGGTTCCTCGGCCCTGGGTCTCTCCCTATCTCTGTGAGTAATGATTCAGACTGCCAGTGTGATGGTGTAGTCCCATCTATAACCATTTCCACACAACGgcacatataaaacaaacacacatacacacgcatgcacgcacgcacacaaaaaAGAACATTAGTCAGACAGGAAACGGGGCAGGTGGATGGACATGGCAGCAGGCTGGGTTCATCCATTCAGTCCTGAAACAGACATgctgtaaacacacagagagagtttTAGGTGAAAGCAGACACTGACCCACCGGCAGCCGCGCTGACAGCTTCGCTAGGCTAACGCAtgaatatattatttttttacatatacactacatgcacacacagtttgtttctTTCACTGCTGAGCCAACACATCCTGATAAGAACCTAAGAACAGCTGAGCTGATTAGGAACTATCAACATGGATGTAATTGTACTTTAATGCAGAAATAAAAGTGTTGTGCTGAGAGCCTAAATATCATCCTTTAATATCTGGTCagcacaaaaagaaagttagaCGTCACTGTAGAGATCCTTTCCTAACATGTCTCCACTCTAAGTGATTATGGAGAACAGCcacagtcattttttttaacctaatcATATATTCTGAAGTACAGCTTAATGTAAGTCCAGCTCTCTTCTTGTTTCCCCAGACAGTCTTTTCTTGCTGAGATTCAAAGGAAGCATACAGCATAGGGgaagtttgctttgtttaatTCAGACAACCGAAGCCTGAActcattttgacagagaggcAGGTGTAAGATATGAATGgcaaaatgcacattttatcATTCCTATCTAAAATCGAATGCATTAAGACTGGATCTCCCATCTTAGCCAGGAGAGAAACATATAATGTTTCAGTTTACATAAAGCATAATCTTATTTAGAAGCTGCTgaatatgaaaataaagaaaagaaatagatgTTTTTTTAGCATCCGACTAGATAAACATGTTAGTGTGGGCTGTCTTTCTGCAAACAGTTCAGCCAGTAAATAAAACAACCATTACATTACGTGATGGAAGCGAACGTGGCTGTCCTGCGGGTTTAGAGTAGGTGGGGTGTGGTCCAGTGGTCAGGGAAATGGCCGGATGACCTGAAGTGTGCTGAGTCATGTCCCAGGTGAGGGATAGAGCTGCCTCCACTGGGCTCCGGGACGTGCACTTAACCTGCAGTAATTACTGGAAACAACACTGAGAACATGGCAACATGGAAGTCGTGGAAGTGGCTCTAAGATTTCAAATTACTCTGAGCCTCCTGAGGAATGCTGCGGGGAGACCTAGCGGGACTGTAATGTGGATACTTGAGCTGGTTTTCTTAACATGCCTGGGCTATATCAGACAAGAGTTCATGACTCTCAAACAAAGAACAATAAGGAGCTTTTTTCAATTCGCATTTTTATGCATAAAATCTCTAAATCAAAGCCATTTATATCATACATTTTTTACTTCCATTAGCAGTGAACACAACTGTATGAATAGTGGCCTTGAAAACTAAACAGACAAAAACGATCAACGCTGATTGGAACTGCAgtaaaaaggaggaggagacgaACAGATATGGATGGGGATACAGGAGAGTAGAAGAAGTAGGTAAAAGAAATAAGAGCAGAACGAGtgggggaaaagaggaaaagtggaagagagacagaaagagagaaggacCCTGTGAATGAGACCCAAATGGCTGCTAAAAATCATTAATCTTGTGAGGATCTGTGTCAGCGAACGGCGGCGACACAAAGAGCACTCGGAGCAGCAAGGAGAGCAGCTCAGTGACCCGAGCCCAATTGGCTGAGAAAGGCCCACCAGGCTTTAATAGACTTTTGCTGATCCGACACTTGTTTGCTGGGAGCCACAAAGAGGCGATTGCAGGGGCTGACGGGGGCTTGCAGGCCCGGGGGCTCCCCTTCTGGTCCATGATAAATGACCCAGGGTGGGCAGGGCCAGGGCCAGGGCCAGAGGAGAGGGGTGAGAGAGCTGGGAGGTAAGGAGGTCACCCGGCCAGGGAGGGTggacagagaaggagagaagAAGACTAAAAGGGTATATGAAGGAGTATAAAGTATAGATGTTTGATAAGAGCAGCGTCTTTCGATCCGTGGAGGATGACAACATGTCTGAACATTATTACAAACAGGGACAGTGCCTTGCAAGAACATCCTGATGGGagttgagagagaaaaaaaacagaacagatgAATGGTTGGGTTAGAGGAGGAGTCTGTGGcactgagaaaaataaaaacgcCAGTTCGGCTCTAATCCCTAAAACTGCCTGGTGTGGCGCCCACCCACCTCCAGATCAATCATGCCCACACACTCAAACATGGCCAAAACAATATGACCGAGGGTCTGCTAGCTCCTGTGTGCAGCTTTCATGTGCAGACAATCAGAACAAACTAAGTCTGCTCATAAACATTTATGCTTTACACAGTTGACAGGAAGATAAAGTCTTCTAAGATATTATAAAGAGACGTTTGAGGGCTATTAAAtctctctctttactcttagcTTAATAACATGCCGGTGTTGTGTATAGTCTCTGCTACATGACGCATATTTTCCAGAATATATGAAGTGGAGGTTTAATGTAAGCCAGTGATAAGCTCTGACAGCTCCATATGCAGACAATTAGAAAAGGCTAAATAAGCCAGTGGATGTTCCTCAGCACTGACATGTTAAAGTCTGACATTCAGGAACaacacaaaagtaaaaaaaaaaaaaaaaaagaaactgcttCTAGGTGCTTGTACAGCTAGAAGCATATATCAATTAATTCtaagaaaaatatttaactttttaCTCAGAATTACTGTAATTATGTTTTCAGTACATGCGGGTATCTTTAGAATTACAGTAGCCAGTTATTGGCTAAGAAAATACAGATGTAAATTGCAGTTATGACCTGAGAATATGGTCTTTAATTATGTCCTGCCTGCACTATGATATTTGGTTCTTGTGGTGTCGCCTACATTCTGTGGTCACACAGCCACCAGTTTATGACAAAACCCAATATCATGCATACGCCTCAGCAATAAGCCAACTGGAAGGAAGCCAAACTATTGTACATAGCATTGCAATTTACATTAATGAAATGACCACAGCAAAAGGCAGatttattgttctttttcttctggGATTAAGCCAGTACAGTGCATACTGacatttatttgttgttatatTTACTACATGTCAATCAGAGACATCTAATCTCAGAAAAGGCCTACAATTATGTCTTGGCCTCCccatcatatttttatatcctCTCTGTTGCTCTGCCATATccaaaaaagcaaagcaaataaCTTCAGTTTTGAAGTTGGAGCTGTCTGCATGGGGTTAGTGCCAAAAAGAGACTGCATGTCACTGATGATACACGTCAAACTATTAGCAATGAGTAAATGCGCCACCAGAGGCGCCCTGTCACAAGAAATAAACCTTAATTTCCCTCGCAAACACAACTACCCTTTTAACGTGCAAATAGCGAGAGTGCAAGCGTTGTGATAATACTGCCGAAGAATTATGACCGTAAAACGCGGGCTTACACACGAGGAAGACGGCACACAGGGTGGACTTTTAAAGACAACATTTGATGTCCACCGTTAAATCGATACTTTTTCATATTAATGAGACTGCATGAATTTGCACTTATCTCACCTCTTGCCGTTTCCCCGAAAGTCTCTTCAGTCAATTATCCCTGATGGGAATGTTACTCTTCTTCAGAGGCTGGCCTCTGCCTGTTTACATAGACGACACGTCTTAATAATACATGTTTTCACGGAGATAATCGATCAGTCTGGAGTAAACAAGAATGCCTGAGTAACTCTCACCTTGTAAACGGAAGATGTAGATTACTGATGCAAAAAGGACGACTGAGTGTATAATCGAACTTAAATTTTAGAGACGGATTTGCTGGTGTTATTACTATTTTACGCCGAAACCCATCACGTTAATGATGGGAACACCTGTTTATACTGCGATTCCGCCTGTTAAATACATTATGCACTTTTAGTGATGAAGTGCATTTCAAATGTTTCAGCTATAAAATATTGATAATTAATCATGAATCAGTTAATTCGTTGCACAAAAACGAACATGCATTCTTGTCAAACTCACAGCGACTCTTTTTCTGATATTGATTctgcaaaactacaaaaatacaacttaaaTTAATCGCGGGGTGATTGTTGCATTGACAAAAAGCTACTAAGTTTGTTTTACATTTGCGTATATTACAtctcaaagaaaacattttaaatcagtTACTGCGCAATGAAGGCGTGTTTCAGAGGCTGGAGCCGGGTCTGCACGTCTGCTCTGCGTgtctcttttcttcctcctgcATCAAAACGCATCAAAGCAGCACTTCCGAAAGCACCGTCTCCCCATCTCCATCCCTCACCCTCCCCGTCGCGGGCCTTCCAGCTCGGCTACCTCCCTTTTTTTCTGTAACACTTCCAGCAACTTTCGAGCAAACCGTTAAAGTTTACGCGCGCCAGATAGCAAAAATATActcaaataaaaccaaatatttACCTTAGAGTTCAACAGAgaagctgattctgattctaaaagaaaggggaaaaaatgtgttCCTTATAATCACTCTGTCTTTCCATACAGATCGGGTTTGAGTTGAGATCCAACGGGTTTTGGCAGTGCAGCCTGGCCACCGGAGCGCAGATGCGCATGCATGGATAGGTCCTGAAGTAGAATAGAAATCCATATTTGTGAGGCGAATCATGTATCTTCCTATGGACAGACCACAGGCCTCCTGTGTGAAACCAGCGGGCCTGCTGCAGGTGTGAGATGTGAGCTGTGGGAAGCTGTGCAGCCTCTGCAGCCTCCATGCGTCAACtgttaaatgtaacattttaaaggtgattttatttctgttattcATTCCTAAAATCCGTAGGATGGGACTCTCATTAGGGGAGAATAAGCAAGcatcaacactttttttttcgcTGTCCATAAGCACACGGATCACTTAATAGATCATTAACCACCGATATGCTGCTGACATGGACGCTTTTTTACATCTCGTCTCTCCATTACAGCCCGTTATTACCGAAGGGGGAAAGCCGCCGCCAGGCCTGCCTGGATCTATTAGACGGTGGACTCGGGTTATATTTGAGAGCATTACAACCTAATGGGGCTGCCGCCGGGTCGGCCTCGCTGGGAAGAAGTTTTAAGTCGGCTGTGCTCGGCATGGCACGACTCGCTCAGGGCGCTGTTCAAGTTGGAGCTCAGGATTTAGAAGCTCGCCTGCAGGTGCAGGGAATTAACAGAGCACGATTGTAACTGGAATACTACCTGTATGTTTTTATATCTTGTGCTCGGGAAAGGGAATGCCTAGAATTTGAAGTTGACTGCAGCAGTATGTGGTTATCAGGCGCTTTGAGcctgaaaataaaaagtggGTAGCGTGTGAGTTGGCTTGAGATGTTATAAAGATTCCGGATAATTGTGCATTATCGCTCgataaaagctaaaaaaaaaaaaaaaaaaaaggaataaacaGGATCCAGAGTCGCTGTAAAGTGCATTTTTCTTGGATCAATACATCCCGTTATTAGAATGTGCCTTTTGTCCAAAATAATAAAGACATAAGCCTGTGATgactgataataataataataagaagaagaagaagaagaagaagaagaagaagaattcgCGTGTTTGGCTAAAAGCTTCCTCTTTTATCATCAGTTCTTCTGGGGACTATATCAATTTAACTCTTAGCCTTAAGTCCAAGGCTATTTTCAAAGacataataaaacaaacataaactaCATCACATCGTGTTATTATGGGTTGTTAAATATGAGGGTGATTTATGACAGAAGTTTGATTCACAGTTCATCTATTGATACACTGCTACAGCTGAAAACTGATTAAGAATTTAAACTAAACAAATAAGCCCTTCATTATCGGATCTCATCTTTGGCAGCCTCCTCTTACATTCAGTCTGATCAATACGCTACGGTCGCGGCTGTGCTCAACCGTGGATATGAGGTGGAAACGAAATGATAATCCAATCGATCCTACAAACGGACTCATTTACAAGCAGTTTCTTTTTGCAGGGAAGCGAGACATTTGCTCACACTCCCTTTTCCcccctcctttctttctctgtttttagcAGACAATTAAAATAAAGACCAGATCAATGACGCTTGCATACATCCAGGGAAGATCTGACCCTATTTTGGCCAAACTACCTGTTAGAAAGTGAGAGTGTTAAAAATACACGCGTGACAGCGAGCTTGTCAGAGACTCGCGTGACAGAAATGAATTGTTGTCAGTCATAATTGCATGATGTGACCTTTGAAAGGAGCAATTAGCGCGGAGATGACGATCCAAACGCAAATTAAAGGGAAATGTATAGCAGAAGCGTCATCCACAGCTTCGTCGGTTCGTGCGTTGCCCACGCAGGGGCAGCCTTGAGCCTGTTTTCTGGCGAATCCCCTGTTTTGATACTGCCCGGAGTAAGACAAACGGTGCGAGCCAAAAGCAGCCTGATGTGCGAGTAACAGAGTCTGAACAAAGTCAACTTTCCTTTTACCAAACAGAAAGATATTTAATCCACGAATTTCATTATATAGAATACTGCAGtggtatgttttttttatttgtttaaacaataaattgggattaaaaaaaatccatacgTTTAAGTGCAGCAGTATTGTCCAGTGAGAAGCAGATCTACATGTAAACCTTGAGACTTTATTATGGTTCTTCGCAACAATGAACATTAAAATGACGTATTTGTAGCTACAGCCTTAATATAGTTATTATACAGTAAAGCGCCTGTGTGTGAAATTGTGTGTGGCAGAAAAATAGTCACGATTTAACTTTTAAGGTCGCTTAGAAACTGTGTTCTAACCTTGTGTTATCACCATGCTGCGTAATACAGGCTTGTATGTGACTGGTTATCTTTTGAGTTTTTGAAAGTTATAGACATGCAGCAAATAAACAAGACAACATAAGAAAATGGTTCTTCTTGATCTCATTTTCAAGACAAATGAAGTTGTGTCTTGAACTATAATGCAGGAGCAGTGCCTGTGGTAAGTCCAATTTGTATTGTGCATCTGGAAACATCTGGAACAACTGTTAGGACTACCTCAGAAATCTGCCTGAAATTCAGCGTTTGGTGTCATTCTAAGAGTGTTGGGCCATAAAGTGGCAACTCTTTCACGTTTGTCTCATTTGAGACCGGGAATTGTGACACGACTGAATACGAGGAGCAGCGCCTTACATCGAAGGCATTTCACTCCGCCACTTTCCACCGTTCTTCTGCTTTTAGGGAAGTCGGTCAGCTGACTGTAGCTGTCAAGACTGGATCGAGCGCCCTCCTCTCCTTCgtccctctcctccttctcttcctctgttTGAGCGCAAAGTCCTGTTCCCATTGGAGAACCGAGTGCTACCGAGCTCGACGTCACCAGGCGATATTAGTATAAAGCGCAAGGCTGGCTTCAAGCGCAGTCTGCTGGATACCAGAGagtggagagagtgagagaggcgAGCCTTTAAATCTCTGCGGTGCAGAGCTGGAAAAGCTGCTTCTCAGCGAAAATCAGACGCCCTATTTACACCGCTTACTCGCTCCTTTTATTTTCCTGGGGAAAAAAGGGACTTACAACCAAGAAATTGCAACGAGGACTGGTGCCCGTCTCAGCGAATTAACGTggtatttcttttattattattatttatgtttttttcttgtaaatgCACTTCTGCTGAAGGGACTCGGGTTTTACTTTTGCACTGAGACGCACAGCTTTCTACCTCCCGCCTGGTCTCTCTGCCAGATTATCCCAGCAGAAGTAGGCTATATGACGCAAACCGTGTGCAGAGCATTAGTCTGAAAGTTTTCCTCcacgacttttttttttctttttttcctttttttccaccAACCACACGCTGTTTCATGCTACAGCAAGTCAGTGCACAGCGGTGGAGGAGCCAAAAGAACTATTGCATGAAACAAGAAAGGAGAGAAGAGACGCTGATTAATAAGTCAGTTTTTGCGACGCTCGCCAACACTTTTGCATATCTGCAAAAGAGTCGCGACAACAACATGAGCGCAGAGCTGAGCATGGGGCCGGAGCTGCCCAGCAGCCCTCTGGCTCTGGAATATGTGAACGATTTTGACCTGATGAAGTTTGACGTGAAGAAGGAAGGCCTGGCCGGGCTGGATCGCAACGGGGTGCGCCAGTGTAACCGTCTCCAACCCCAAGGCTCTGTGTCTTCCACCCCTATCAGTACACCCTGCAGCTCGGTGCCCTCGTCGCCCAGCTTCAGCCCCACAGAGCAGAAAAACCACCTGGAGGAGCTGTACTGGATGCCGAACAACGGgtaccaccagcagatagaCCCGCAGACGTTAAGCCTGACCCCGGAGGACGCAGTGGAGGCCCTGATTGGAGCGACAGCTCACGGCCACCCTCCGCCTCCGCATGTccaacagcagctgcagcagcaagGCGCTTTCGAGGGCTACAGGGGCCCGCATCACCACCACAGCCATCAcggccacagccagcagcatcATCACCCCTATGCGGGGGGCATCCCGCACCACGCCGAGGAACTTTCCGGGCACCCGGGCGGACACAGCCACCCACAtagccagcatcatcatcaccacaGCCAAGACCCCGACAGCCCATCTCCGGTGTCCCCAGAGTCCCACCAGCCGCTGCACCATCACCGccaccatcatcaccaccatccGCACGGCCACCTGAGCCAGTCAGGGGCGCACCACAGCTCCGGGGGCGGACTCAACGTGGAGGACCGTTTCTCCGACGACCAGCTCGTATCCATGTCGGTGAGGGAGCTCAACAGACACCTACGGGGCTTCAGCAAGGACGAGGTGATCcgcctcaagcagaagaggaggaccCTGAAGAACCGGGGCTACGCTCAGTCCTGCCGGTTCAAGCGGGTGCAGCAGAAGCACGTGCTGGAGAACGAGAAGACGCAGCTGATGAACCAGGTGGAGCAGCTGAAGGCGGAGATCACCCGGCTGGCGAGGGAGAGGGACGCCTACAAACTCAAGTGTGAGAAACTGACGGGGTCGGGGGCCAATAACGGGTTCCGCGAGGCTGGCTCAACCAGTGACAACCCTTCATCACCAGAGTTTTTCATGTGAGTTGCCATAGCCTTTTTCTTGTGAACCCTCCAACTTACTCAACAAACAACCCCCACTCCACTACCCCCCGACACCTTTACTTTCTGACTGACTTTGCTGATGAGCAAACGATAATAATCCACACCTCccatactgtttgattatattaaTAACGGTAACAATTATATTCATATTAGACGAATAATCCATCAGATAGTATTCTCATATATAATCATCTCACCATCCACGTGTCAACTGAGATACAAAGAGCAATGTAGAGTGTCCGATCAGTCGCAGCATCTTTGTAGATTAGTTGCTTGTAGTGAAgagacttttgtttttcttcttcaaagAAGAGGAGCGACTGatgaactttttttgtttgttcgtttgtCTCTCATTTGAGGCTCCAGCTTTTTAAATCACCTGTAAGTAGTGTGGGACGGCGTCAAGGCAGTTGTATTTTTGCTGACATTCTTATGAACCAACAAGCAGGCCCGATCTCACAGCCTGCAACTCACGAGACTCACATTCGACAAGTGGACCCgaaatctgaagaaaaaattaacaaataaatctaaaaaaaaaaaaaaaaaaagtaaataaaaaaacggGACACCACTTTATGCAAATTTATCTTCCGTCTACTAACCCGTCACGGGAGGGGACATTTTATGCAACATCTCATTGATTTATTGCCTGCTTGGTTATATTCGAATATatattgaaaacaaaacaaaaaaaatctgcattaaaTATTAATCCTGCATGCTGGACATGTACGGTAATAATTTCTATTTTGTACCTTCATCTTCTCGTGTATATTAAGAGCATGTTGTTGATCTGCGCtttttgggggtgggggtggggggggggggttagagaAATGCAGCGGGGACAGAACAGCAGGACTGGCGGTGCAGTATCATGGTGTgggcttctttttctttttgggggggCTTGTAAATATTATGCAACCGCGAAAACTGCACAACAAGATTGAGGAGGCTGGTTTGTACTTCtttctgtgtgttgtgtttttatttcatttgttatgattttttttatcgtGTTGGGTAttgtttgaaagaggagtgcaTTTGTTTTCCCAGTTGCATTTAAATACAGCAAAACTGTGTCAAGTGCACTTTTTTGGATAATGATTTGCgagtttttcattttgaattttgtgCAGACCCCCCTCCAGGAAAGACATACTATGATGTAATACTGCAATAATATTAAAGGCAGGCCTCAGTGCGAACTTTTAAGAGTAGTATTTAGGACGCATGTTGTGTGAGGCAGAGGAGACAAGCATGTGACCACGATATTATTCAAACCAGATTACGCAAAGTTTATACTCCATTGCACCGAAGGCTGGATACCGCGTGTATT from the Pelmatolapia mariae isolate MD_Pm_ZW linkage group LG20, Pm_UMD_F_2, whole genome shotgun sequence genome contains:
- the mafba gene encoding transcription factor MafB; this encodes MLQQVSAQRWRSQKNYCMKQERREETLINKSVFATLANTFAYLQKSRDNNMSAELSMGPELPSSPLALEYVNDFDLMKFDVKKEGLAGLDRNGVRQCNRLQPQGSVSSTPISTPCSSVPSSPSFSPTEQKNHLEELYWMPNNGYHQQIDPQTLSLTPEDAVEALIGATAHGHPPPPHVQQQLQQQGAFEGYRGPHHHHSHHGHSQQHHHPYAGGIPHHAEELSGHPGGHSHPHSQHHHHHSQDPDSPSPVSPESHQPLHHHRHHHHHHPHGHLSQSGAHHSSGGGLNVEDRFSDDQLVSMSVRELNRHLRGFSKDEVIRLKQKRRTLKNRGYAQSCRFKRVQQKHVLENEKTQLMNQVEQLKAEITRLARERDAYKLKCEKLTGSGANNGFREAGSTSDNPSSPEFFM